The Pseudomonas iranensis genome includes a window with the following:
- a CDS encoding ABC transporter permease, giving the protein MSSEFGPNLVALQTIVYREVKRFMRIWPQTLLPPAITMVLYFVIFGNLIGRQIGDMGGFTYMEYIVPGLIMMSVITNSYGNVVSSFFGSKFQRSIEELMVSPVSPHTILIGFTIGGVLRGLAVGLIVTILSLFFTDLQVHHLGVTILVVVLTATIFSLLGFINAVFARNFDDISIIPTFVLTPLTYLGGVFYSITLLPPFWQTVSLANPVLHMVNAFRYGILGVSDIRIGIAITFMLVATVVLYLGCARLLVSGRGMRT; this is encoded by the coding sequence ATGAGTTCCGAGTTCGGTCCCAACCTCGTTGCCCTGCAAACCATCGTCTACCGCGAGGTCAAACGCTTCATGCGGATCTGGCCGCAGACCCTGCTGCCGCCGGCGATCACCATGGTTCTGTACTTCGTGATCTTCGGCAACCTGATCGGCCGGCAGATCGGCGACATGGGTGGCTTCACTTACATGGAGTACATCGTGCCGGGGCTGATCATGATGTCGGTGATCACCAACTCCTACGGCAACGTGGTCTCGAGCTTCTTCGGCAGCAAGTTCCAGCGCTCGATCGAAGAGTTGATGGTCTCGCCGGTGTCACCGCACACGATCCTGATCGGCTTCACCATTGGTGGTGTATTGCGCGGTCTGGCAGTGGGTCTGATCGTGACGATTCTGTCGCTGTTCTTCACGGATTTGCAGGTGCATCACCTCGGCGTGACCATTCTGGTGGTGGTACTGACCGCGACAATCTTCTCGCTGCTGGGCTTCATCAACGCGGTGTTTGCGCGCAACTTCGATGATATTTCGATCATTCCGACCTTTGTGCTGACCCCGCTGACTTACCTGGGCGGCGTGTTCTACTCGATCACTTTGCTGCCACCGTTCTGGCAGACCGTGTCGCTGGCCAACCCGGTGCTGCACATGGTCAACGCCTTCCGCTACGGCATCTTGGGTGTCTCGGATATCCGCATCGGCATCGCCATTACCTTCATGCTGGTGGCGACCGTGGTGCTGTATCTCGGCTGTGCGCGGTTGCTGGTGAGTGGGCGCGGGATGCGTACCTGA
- a CDS encoding alanyl-tRNA editing protein yields MTLRLFFHSDDLKANVEVLDCTPHENEFAVVLRATLFHPQGGGQPCDTGWIGESRVSRVVQEPERIVHFVDRPLPLGMTAIRIDEERRRFNTRMHSAGHLIGHFIQAMGWMPIKAHHWPDEGRVQFKPGDGAEEVDAPTVQTGIEQWIEHDLPRLTSLREGAREISFGELPAYGCGGTHVRSLKDLGTVTIASLSQKKGTLSVHYSVD; encoded by the coding sequence ATGACGCTTCGCCTGTTTTTTCACAGTGACGACCTCAAGGCGAATGTCGAAGTCCTCGACTGCACACCCCACGAGAACGAATTCGCCGTAGTGCTGCGCGCTACCCTGTTTCACCCCCAGGGCGGCGGTCAGCCTTGCGACACCGGCTGGATCGGTGAAAGCCGGGTGTCGCGCGTGGTGCAGGAACCTGAGCGCATTGTGCATTTCGTCGACCGCCCGCTGCCGCTGGGCATGACCGCTATCCGCATCGATGAAGAGCGCCGCCGCTTCAACACACGCATGCACTCGGCCGGGCACCTGATCGGTCATTTCATTCAGGCCATGGGCTGGATGCCGATCAAGGCGCACCACTGGCCGGACGAAGGCCGGGTGCAATTCAAACCGGGCGATGGCGCAGAAGAAGTCGATGCGCCAACCGTGCAAACCGGTATCGAGCAGTGGATCGAACACGATTTGCCGCGTCTGACTTCACTGCGCGAGGGCGCGCGGGAAATCAGTTTCGGTGAGCTGCCAGCCTATGGCTGCGGTGGCACCCACGTACGCAGCCTGAAGGATCTGGGCACAGTCACGATCGCGTCCCTTTCGCAGAAGAAAGGCACGCTGTCCGTCCACTACAGCGTGGATTGA
- a CDS encoding 2OG-Fe(II) oxygenase, producing MMLDVERLDETCIKKLANEEVLAIRVKRFLPEPLAIEIGDKILAPGFEGYINAPSIGRIGMAFYEAENQPLLIEDYFERATRNIDELRQRCAPYSSPIDTLRCMLDESWPAGAHLENLYGRKMYVGLSRVVKPGVCFLAHHDIFAKDAPDSFQARSLEAQFACNVYLNMPTEGGALQMWNDHITPDQFDEMRGDSYGIEPSLLGPPALEVRPQPGDFIMFNSRRMHSVTPGVADPRLSLSFFVGYRGNASPLTFWS from the coding sequence ATGATGCTAGACGTCGAGCGTCTCGATGAGACGTGCATAAAAAAACTGGCCAACGAAGAAGTCCTCGCCATCCGCGTCAAACGCTTTCTCCCCGAGCCGCTGGCGATCGAGATCGGCGACAAGATCCTCGCCCCGGGCTTTGAAGGCTACATCAACGCGCCGAGTATCGGCCGCATCGGCATGGCCTTCTACGAGGCGGAAAACCAGCCGCTGCTGATCGAGGATTACTTCGAACGCGCCACCCGCAACATCGACGAACTGCGCCAGCGCTGCGCGCCGTACTCCTCGCCAATCGACACCCTGCGCTGCATGCTCGACGAGTCCTGGCCCGCCGGCGCGCATCTGGAAAATCTTTACGGGCGCAAGATGTATGTCGGCTTGTCGCGCGTGGTCAAACCCGGCGTGTGCTTTCTTGCCCATCACGACATCTTCGCCAAAGACGCCCCGGACAGTTTTCAGGCGCGCAGTCTCGAGGCGCAATTTGCCTGCAACGTCTACCTGAACATGCCAACCGAGGGTGGCGCCTTGCAGATGTGGAATGACCACATCACCCCGGATCAATTCGACGAAATGCGCGGCGACAGTTATGGCATCGAGCCGTCACTGCTGGGGCCGCCCGCCCTCGAAGTACGACCGCAGCCCGGCGATTTCATCATGTTCAATTCGCGGCGCATGCACTCGGTAACCCCGGGCGTGGCCGACCCGCGTTTGAGCCTGTCGTTCTTTGTCGGCTATCGCGGCAATGCCTCCCCTCTGACTTTCTGGAGCTGA
- a CDS encoding glutathione S-transferase family protein, translated as MLKIWGRKNSSNVRKPLWAAEELGLAYEAIDAGGAFGVVDTPEYRAMNPNGRVPVIEDDGFVLWESNAIVRYLLAKHAPDSAWYPADAQARATADKWMDWTTSSFAGPFRTVFWGVLRTPAEKQDWKAINAAIKECDELLNMADHALISQPYLSGNDIGMGDIPLGSFIYAWFEMPIERAPQPHLQAWYERLKQRPAYQKAVMTALT; from the coding sequence ATGCTGAAGATCTGGGGACGGAAAAATTCATCGAACGTCAGAAAGCCCTTGTGGGCTGCCGAAGAGCTGGGCCTGGCGTACGAGGCCATTGATGCCGGCGGCGCGTTCGGTGTGGTCGACACGCCCGAGTACCGCGCGATGAACCCGAATGGCCGGGTGCCGGTGATCGAGGATGACGGTTTCGTGCTGTGGGAATCCAACGCCATCGTGCGCTATCTGCTGGCTAAACACGCCCCGGACAGCGCCTGGTATCCGGCGGATGCGCAAGCCCGCGCCACGGCGGACAAGTGGATGGACTGGACCACTTCCAGTTTCGCCGGGCCGTTTCGCACGGTGTTCTGGGGTGTGCTGCGTACGCCTGCGGAGAAGCAGGACTGGAAGGCGATCAACGCCGCGATCAAGGAATGCGATGAACTGCTGAACATGGCCGACCACGCCTTGATCAGCCAGCCTTATCTCTCCGGCAATGACATCGGCATGGGCGACATTCCGCTGGGCAGCTTCATTTACGCCTGGTTCGAAATGCCCATCGAGCGCGCCCCGCAACCGCATCTGCAAGCGTGGTATGAACGCTTGAAACAGCGTCCGGCCTACCAGAAAGCGGTCATGACCGCGTTGACTTGA
- a CDS encoding LysE family translocator has translation MLSNYLGEFLALATIHFLAVVAPGPDFAVTIRQSVRFGRLVGICTALGIGAGISVHVLYTLLGVGALMHTTPWLLTVAKVVGGAYILYLGVSLIRSKPKSSVEGEKTADEPLVEQPLFKAFSTGFLTNATNPKATLFFLAIFTTIISASTPLQIQALYGLWMCFVNALWFVIVALFFSSNKVRLLFMRLGHWFERSMGVILILFAGRLMLSM, from the coding sequence ATGCTTTCCAACTACCTGGGCGAATTTCTCGCATTGGCCACGATCCACTTTCTCGCCGTGGTTGCACCCGGTCCGGACTTCGCCGTGACCATCCGCCAGAGCGTGCGCTTCGGCCGCCTCGTCGGCATCTGCACTGCGCTGGGCATCGGCGCGGGGATTTCCGTGCACGTGCTGTATACCCTGCTCGGCGTCGGCGCCCTGATGCACACCACGCCGTGGCTGCTGACTGTGGCCAAAGTGGTGGGCGGGGCGTACATCCTCTATCTGGGCGTCAGCCTGATCCGCAGCAAACCGAAGAGCAGCGTCGAAGGCGAAAAGACCGCCGATGAGCCGCTGGTTGAACAACCACTGTTCAAGGCATTCAGCACCGGTTTTCTGACCAACGCGACCAACCCCAAGGCCACGCTGTTTTTCCTGGCCATCTTCACCACGATCATCAGCGCCAGCACACCGCTGCAGATTCAGGCGCTCTATGGATTGTGGATGTGCTTCGTCAACGCGCTGTGGTTTGTGATCGTCGCGCTGTTCTTCTCCAGCAACAAAGTGCGCCTGCTGTTCATGCGCCTCGGACATTGGTTCGAGCGCAGCATGGGCGTCATTCTGATTCTGTTCGCCGGACGCCTGATGCTGTCGATGTAA
- a CDS encoding transglutaminase-like domain-containing protein has translation MHEYLSPGRFIDSDHPAVVEFAEQHRGASNDPREQAISLYYAVREAVRYNPYTFSRDPQTLRGSYALAAGESYCVPKATLLAGCARHCGIPARIGLADVRNHLSTPRLLELLKSDVFAMHGYTELFLDGRWVKATPAFNQQLCELFNVAALEFDGINDSVFHPFNRDGAQLMEYLLDHGQFTDVPETFFFEHLQKCYPHLFSEQLPVLLGDMQADLSRT, from the coding sequence ATGCACGAATATCTGAGCCCCGGCCGCTTCATCGATAGTGACCACCCGGCGGTGGTGGAGTTCGCCGAGCAGCACCGCGGTGCCAGTAATGATCCGCGTGAGCAGGCGATCAGTCTGTATTACGCCGTGCGCGAGGCGGTGCGCTACAACCCTTACACTTTCAGCCGTGATCCGCAAACCCTGCGCGGCAGTTACGCACTCGCAGCAGGGGAGAGTTACTGCGTGCCGAAAGCCACGCTGCTCGCCGGTTGTGCGCGGCATTGCGGGATCCCGGCGCGCATCGGTCTGGCCGATGTGCGCAATCATCTGTCGACGCCACGTCTGCTCGAGTTGCTGAAAAGCGATGTGTTCGCCATGCATGGCTACACCGAGCTGTTTCTCGACGGCCGCTGGGTCAAGGCGACGCCAGCGTTCAACCAGCAACTGTGCGAGTTGTTCAACGTCGCAGCGCTGGAGTTCGATGGCATCAATGACAGCGTTTTCCATCCGTTCAACCGTGACGGCGCGCAGTTGATGGAGTATCTGCTCGATCACGGCCAGTTCACCGACGTGCCGGAAACCTTCTTCTTCGAGCACCTGCAAAAGTGCTATCCGCATCTGTTCAGTGAGCAACTGCCGGTGCTGCTGGGCGATATGCAGGCCGATTTGAGTCGCACCTGA
- a CDS encoding LysR family transcriptional regulator has product MSINLPLPLLGEMAIFVKVVETGSFSEAARQMGSSPSAVSRSISRLEKALATRLLQRTTRKLRLSDGGEEVFKRCQEMVSAARSVMEISGQFTHEAEGLVRVSVPKAVGRFVIHPHMPEFLRRYPKVDVELLLEDRQVDLIDDHVDLAIRITDRPPAGLVGRQLLTIDHLLCATPQYLAEHGTPTHPHDLLNHSCIYLGETPSDARWKFKKGTKAVTVGVRGRYAANHTGVRLGAVLQHIGIGSLPYFTARYALEQKLIVQVLPDWTFLASYHGGLWLLHSPTRYLPPKLRVFIDYLVECLQKEPTLGRPGKSVGGGNLAVAYELPESEGLL; this is encoded by the coding sequence GTGAGCATCAATCTTCCGCTGCCGCTGTTGGGTGAAATGGCGATTTTCGTCAAGGTTGTCGAGACCGGCAGCTTCTCCGAAGCGGCGCGGCAGATGGGTTCCTCACCCTCGGCGGTCAGCCGCAGTATTTCCCGCTTGGAAAAGGCGTTGGCCACGCGCTTGCTGCAACGCACCACACGCAAACTGCGCTTGAGCGATGGCGGTGAAGAGGTGTTCAAGCGCTGCCAGGAAATGGTCAGCGCGGCCAGGTCGGTGATGGAAATCAGCGGCCAGTTCACCCACGAAGCCGAAGGTCTGGTGCGGGTCAGTGTGCCGAAAGCGGTGGGGCGCTTTGTGATTCATCCGCACATGCCGGAGTTTCTGCGCCGCTATCCCAAGGTTGATGTCGAGTTGTTGCTGGAAGATCGTCAGGTCGATCTGATCGATGATCATGTCGATCTGGCGATTCGCATCACTGATCGTCCACCGGCCGGTCTGGTCGGGCGGCAGTTGCTGACCATCGATCATTTGCTTTGCGCCACGCCGCAATACCTGGCGGAACATGGCACGCCGACGCATCCTCACGATTTGCTCAATCACAGTTGTATTTATCTGGGCGAAACGCCGAGCGATGCACGCTGGAAGTTCAAGAAGGGCACTAAGGCGGTGACGGTCGGGGTGCGTGGGCGTTATGCCGCCAATCACACGGGCGTGCGCTTGGGGGCGGTGTTGCAGCACATCGGCATTGGCAGTCTGCCGTATTTCACGGCGCGTTACGCGTTGGAGCAGAAGTTGATTGTGCAGGTGTTGCCGGACTGGACGTTTCTTGCTTCCTATCATGGTGGGTTGTGGTTGCTGCATTCGCCGACGCGTTATCTGCCGCCGAAGTTGCGGGTGTTTATTGATTATCTGGTGGAGTGTTTGCAGAAGGAGCCGACGTTGGGTAGGCCCGGGAAGTCGGTGGGCGGGGGCAATTTGGCTGTGGCGTATGAGCTGCCGGAGAGTGAGGGGTTGCTTTGA
- a CDS encoding ABC transporter ATP-binding protein gives MSSALSIRQLTKTYGNGFQALSGIDLDVAEGDFFALLGPNGAGKSTTIGILSTLVNKTSGTVNIFGNDLDKNPAALKRSIGVVPQEFNFNQFEKTFDIVVTQAGYYGIPAKVAKERAEQYLTQLGLWDKRDVPSRSLSGGMKRRLMIARALVHEPRLLILDEPTAGVDIELRRSMWTFLTELNQKGITIILTTHYLEEAEQLCRNIGIIDHGTIVENTSMKQLLGQLHVETFLLDLKNDLSAAPQLLGYPARLLDGHTLEVQVDKSMGITALFTQLAQQNIEVLSLRNKTNRLEELFVSLVEKNLSKVAV, from the coding sequence ATGAGTTCCGCTCTGTCCATCCGGCAGCTAACCAAAACCTACGGCAACGGGTTCCAGGCCTTGAGTGGTATCGATCTGGACGTCGCCGAAGGTGACTTTTTCGCCTTGCTCGGCCCCAACGGCGCCGGCAAATCCACCACCATCGGCATCCTCTCGACCCTGGTCAACAAGACCAGCGGCACCGTGAATATTTTCGGCAATGACCTGGACAAGAACCCGGCGGCGCTCAAGCGCTCGATCGGCGTGGTGCCGCAGGAATTCAACTTCAACCAGTTCGAAAAGACCTTCGACATCGTCGTGACCCAGGCCGGCTACTACGGCATTCCGGCGAAAGTCGCCAAGGAACGCGCCGAGCAGTACCTGACCCAGCTCGGCCTGTGGGACAAGCGTGATGTGCCGTCGCGTTCGCTGTCCGGCGGCATGAAACGGCGTTTGATGATCGCCCGTGCGCTGGTGCATGAACCGCGCCTGCTGATTCTCGATGAGCCGACTGCGGGCGTCGATATCGAACTGCGCCGTTCGATGTGGACCTTCCTCACCGAGCTGAACCAGAAAGGCATCACCATCATCCTGACCACGCATTATCTGGAAGAGGCCGAGCAGCTGTGCCGCAACATCGGCATCATCGACCACGGCACCATCGTCGAAAACACCAGCATGAAACAGTTGCTGGGTCAGTTGCATGTGGAAACCTTTTTGCTCGACCTGAAGAACGACTTGAGCGCGGCGCCGCAATTGCTCGGCTACCCGGCCCGATTGCTCGACGGCCACACCCTGGAAGTGCAGGTCGACAAATCCATGGGTATCACGGCGTTGTTCACCCAGTTGGCGCAGCAGAACATTGAAGTGCTGAGCCTGCGTAACAAAACCAATCGCCTCGAGGAGTTGTTCGTGTCCCTGGTGGAGAAAAATCTGTCGAAGGTGGCGGTATGA
- a CDS encoding PA2817 family protein, which yields MSNVVADHLVLLDHLRSILVAVGEAEQVPEESHALFLERFDELLASLPIDPIESQYLGQDILTQVISRYPQIAHLIPRDLLWFFAGDCLHYLSDEEIDLYQALEERRYEAEQNDEPFDWNQEKQLLAMSAQDSKH from the coding sequence GTGTCCAACGTCGTTGCCGATCATCTCGTGTTGCTCGACCACCTGCGCAGTATCCTGGTCGCCGTAGGTGAGGCCGAACAAGTGCCCGAAGAAAGCCATGCCCTGTTCCTCGAGCGCTTCGACGAACTGCTGGCCTCCCTGCCGATCGACCCTATCGAAAGCCAATACCTGGGCCAGGACATCCTCACCCAAGTCATCAGCCGCTACCCGCAAATCGCCCACCTGATCCCGCGCGACCTGCTGTGGTTCTTCGCCGGCGACTGCCTGCACTACCTCTCCGACGAAGAAATCGACCTGTACCAGGCCCTCGAAGAACGCCGCTACGAAGCCGAACAGAACGATGAACCGTTCGACTGGAACCAGGAAAAACAACTGCTGGCCATGTCTGCGCAGGACAGCAAGCACTGA
- a CDS encoding acyl-CoA dehydrogenase, which yields MLLLWILVLIVGVAYLAHRRIAPLPALGIVAAYLVAMGIFSHAPGWLLFVFWVLLAVVAAPLLLPDLRRKHFTAPLFNWFQKTLPPMSQTERDAIDAGTVWWDGELFSGRPDWDKLLSYPKVQLTEEEQAFIDGPTEELCAMVSDWQIGQSMDLPPEAWTHIKEHGFFALIIPKEYGGKGFSAYAHSQVAMKLATRSGDLASTVMVPNSLGPAELLLHYGTDEQRNHYLPRLARGDDIPCFALTGPLAGSDAGAMPDTGIICKGQWEGEEVIGLRLNWEKRYITLGPVATLLGLAFKAYDPDHLLGEEEDLGISLALIPTDTAGVEIGRRHLPLGAAFMNGPNSGKDVFIPLDYLIGGQEMLGKGWMMLMNCLSVGRSISLPAVGTGAAKFTSLVTGQYAQIREQFNVPLSAFEGIQEAMARIGGNAWMMDAARMLTANAVDLGEKPSVLSAILKYHLTERGRECISHAMDVHGGKAIIMGPNNYLGRSWNGAPIFITVEGANILSRNLMIFGQGAIRCHPFVLKEMALAGREDKDQALKEFDGLLLKHIGFAVSNAASTLVLNLGLGHFEHAPGDRISQGYFRALNRQAAAFAMLADFSMMLLGGELKRRERLSARLGDVLSNLYLASAALKRYHDLDSPAYMEPLFRWAMEESLGQSERALDELLSNFPNKVFGCLLRVIVFPFGRRHKGPSDKLGAEVAAVIGRAKGDPALEELLAGCYRPQSADDAVGALQHASDLLNAAQPMHKKLHTALKSGQVKPAAGEHAIDAALEAGVLQAVEAQSLRDAEAARRKVIDVDDFAKEELTQAAGKVR from the coding sequence ATGCTGTTGTTGTGGATACTGGTTTTGATCGTCGGCGTGGCGTATCTCGCCCATCGACGCATCGCCCCGCTGCCCGCGTTGGGCATCGTGGCGGCCTATCTGGTCGCCATGGGGATTTTCAGTCACGCGCCGGGCTGGCTGCTGTTTGTCTTCTGGGTCCTGTTGGCGGTGGTCGCCGCGCCATTGTTGTTGCCTGACCTGCGTCGCAAACACTTCACCGCGCCGCTGTTCAACTGGTTCCAGAAAACCCTGCCACCGATGTCGCAGACCGAACGCGACGCGATCGATGCCGGCACCGTGTGGTGGGACGGCGAGCTGTTCAGCGGCCGTCCGGACTGGGACAAACTGCTGTCCTATCCCAAGGTGCAACTGACTGAAGAAGAACAGGCGTTCATCGATGGCCCGACCGAAGAACTCTGCGCGATGGTCAGCGACTGGCAGATCGGCCAGTCCATGGACCTGCCGCCCGAGGCCTGGACGCACATCAAGGAACATGGCTTTTTCGCCCTGATCATTCCCAAGGAATACGGCGGCAAAGGCTTCTCGGCCTACGCTCACTCACAAGTGGCAATGAAACTGGCGACGCGCAGCGGTGACCTCGCCTCTACCGTGATGGTCCCGAACTCCCTCGGCCCGGCCGAATTGCTGCTGCATTACGGCACCGATGAACAACGTAATCACTACCTGCCGCGCCTGGCGCGTGGCGACGATATCCCGTGCTTCGCCCTCACCGGCCCGCTGGCCGGTTCCGACGCCGGCGCGATGCCCGACACCGGGATCATCTGCAAAGGCCAGTGGGAAGGTGAAGAAGTCATCGGCCTGCGCCTGAACTGGGAAAAGCGCTACATCACCCTCGGCCCGGTCGCTACCCTGCTTGGCCTGGCATTCAAGGCTTATGACCCGGATCACCTGCTCGGTGAGGAAGAGGACCTCGGCATCAGTCTGGCGCTGATCCCGACCGATACCGCAGGAGTGGAAATCGGTCGTCGACACCTGCCGCTGGGCGCCGCGTTCATGAACGGCCCGAACTCCGGCAAGGACGTGTTCATTCCGCTTGACTACCTCATCGGTGGTCAGGAAATGCTCGGCAAGGGCTGGATGATGCTGATGAACTGCCTGTCAGTCGGGCGTTCGATCTCGCTGCCAGCCGTCGGTACCGGTGCGGCCAAGTTCACCAGTCTGGTCACCGGCCAGTACGCGCAGATTCGCGAGCAATTCAATGTACCGCTGTCCGCGTTCGAAGGCATTCAGGAAGCCATGGCGCGCATCGGCGGTAACGCGTGGATGATGGACGCCGCCCGCATGCTCACCGCCAACGCGGTGGACCTGGGGGAAAAACCCTCGGTGCTGTCGGCGATCCTCAAATACCACCTCACCGAACGCGGCCGCGAATGCATCAGCCACGCCATGGATGTGCATGGTGGTAAAGCGATCATCATGGGGCCGAACAACTACCTGGGCCGCAGCTGGAACGGCGCGCCGATCTTCATCACCGTCGAAGGCGCGAACATCCTGTCGCGCAACCTGATGATCTTCGGTCAGGGCGCGATCCGCTGCCATCCATTCGTACTCAAGGAAATGGCCCTGGCCGGACGCGAGGACAAGGATCAGGCGCTCAAGGAATTCGACGGCCTGCTGCTCAAGCACATCGGTTTTGCCGTGAGCAACGCGGCCAGCACACTGGTGCTGAACCTCGGCCTTGGTCACTTCGAACATGCGCCGGGCGACAGGATCAGTCAGGGCTACTTCCGCGCGCTGAACCGTCAGGCCGCCGCATTCGCCATGCTCGCCGACTTCAGCATGATGCTCCTGGGCGGCGAACTGAAACGCCGCGAACGTCTGTCGGCTCGCCTTGGCGATGTACTGAGCAACCTGTATCTGGCCTCCGCCGCGCTCAAGCGTTATCACGACCTGGATTCGCCGGCGTACATGGAGCCGCTGTTCCGCTGGGCCATGGAAGAAAGCCTCGGCCAGTCGGAGCGTGCGCTGGATGAACTGCTGAGCAACTTCCCGAACAAAGTCTTCGGCTGCCTGCTGCGGGTCATCGTCTTCCCGTTCGGTCGCCGTCACAAAGGCCCATCGGACAAACTCGGCGCCGAAGTCGCTGCGGTCATCGGTCGCGCCAAAGGCGATCCGGCGCTGGAAGAACTGCTCGCCGGCTGCTACCGCCCGCAATCGGCGGACGATGCCGTGGGCGCGCTGCAACACGCCAGCGACCTGCTTAACGCCGCGCAACCAATGCACAAAAAACTGCACACCGCACTGAAGAGCGGCCAGGTCAAACCGGCAGCCGGCGAACACGCCATCGATGCCGCGCTGGAAGCCGGCGTACTGCAAGCCGTCGAAGCGCAAAGCCTGCGCGACGCCGAAGCGGCCCGCCGCAAGGTGATCGACGTCGATGATTTTGCCAAAGAGGAACTGACCCAGGCAGCGGGCAAAGTCCGCTGA
- a CDS encoding DUF2062 domain-containing protein: MPRRLFKRYMPDPTSIREHKSLRFLGTLLHDPNLWHLNRHSVARAMAVGLFAAFLPIPAQMLVAAALAVMVRGNMPIAVSLVWLTNPITMPAVFFCTYQAGAFLMDVPARHLPDELTWEWISGELSTLWQPFLLGSVVVGLVLGVLAYFLVMLYWRWWVARQWRRRKKSRQK; the protein is encoded by the coding sequence ATGCCCCGGCGCTTATTCAAACGTTACATGCCCGACCCGACGAGCATCAGGGAACACAAGTCCTTACGCTTTCTCGGCACGTTGCTGCATGACCCGAACCTCTGGCATCTCAACCGCCATTCGGTCGCCCGGGCGATGGCGGTCGGCCTGTTTGCGGCATTCCTGCCGATACCCGCGCAGATGCTGGTGGCGGCGGCATTGGCGGTGATGGTGCGCGGCAATATGCCGATCGCGGTGAGCCTGGTCTGGCTGACCAATCCGATCACCATGCCGGCGGTGTTTTTCTGCACCTACCAGGCCGGAGCGTTCCTGATGGATGTGCCGGCGCGGCATCTGCCGGACGAGCTGACCTGGGAATGGATCAGCGGTGAGCTGTCGACATTGTGGCAGCCGTTTTTGCTGGGTTCGGTGGTCGTCGGTCTGGTGCTGGGCGTTCTCGCCTACTTTCTGGTGATGCTGTACTGGCGCTGGTGGGTGGCGCGGCAATGGCGGCGGCGCAAGAAAAGTCGGCAGAAATGA